The stretch of DNA GTTCAAactggtttttgttttggagacctgctccttacctgtacaccacagtgctgcccccATAATGTTAATGATGTAGAGCATTGTATTACCCTCCATGTGCCCCGGCAGGGGCTGGTCTCTTAACCATAAGGAAGCGAGAATGGTAGTATCTGCCgtataaatgaaatgtgagaTTTTGTAAAGTGGTCCCATTGCTACCTGCCCTCCCCCAGGTGAAGAGGAACGTGTCGGACCTGACCAACATCCCAGTAAGACACCAGCAATGGGAGGGCTGGCCTGCTTCTGCCACTGACGAGTCGGTGAGTAGCCATGTCCTAAACCAAGCCCACGTTCACTTCAACACCTCACCCTAGCGGGTGTTCAAGTACCCAGAGCTCTCTGCAGTTTTTTGTCCCTGAgctgaagggggtggggggatttgGGAGAAGAATGAAAGGAGGTCCTTAATTGTGGGTCAGGGGATAAttattgattgaatccaggtCAGCACTAGTTAAAAAATCATCTGCTCTGAGGAGAACTGGTGCTGTAGATATAGAAACAGATCAATGATTGTTGTTTTTGAGTCAGTGGTGTCACtgatatgcgtgtgtgtgtgttttctgtgtgtgtgtgctagatGACACTGGCTGCCTCGGGAATCAGCTACCCCTGCCACCACCTGTCTGTGTACCGGAGACCTGCCTCAGGTGACACCCGAGAGCCATCGGACGAGGTACACATCCACACCCTGACTGATGCGTACGTCTCTGGGCGTGTCACGCCAGCGTGGGGGAGTAGTGCTGTAGAAGTGGTGCACTGAAGCCCCAGGGATAGTGTTAGAGACACCTCTTGCATCTGGTAGTATCACAGTCGTTAAGCTAATGGCCTAATGGCCAGGGGGTTTCGGGTTCACTTCCCTGGTAGTGTACTGGCATTGTACCATTGAGTGAAGCAGCTAACTTTCATTGCCTCGGGAAATATCTAGCTGTAAAAAATCTGTCTCAGTTACCCCTCACTTACCCTGTAGGccatctgctaagaaaataaataatgatggtAATATTCATAGTGATAATACCAGTATCTAATTGGAAAATTCTTGCCTTATACAAAGCTGAAGTGTCATAATTGCGAAGTGTGCAGGAAGTGAAttattcttgtgtgtgtgtgtgtgtgtgtgtgtgtgtgtgtgtgtgtgtgtgtgtgtgtgtggtcagagCACAGATGTCCACATGCAGAGTGACAGCGAGGGGGATGACTTTGAGGACGTTTCTGAATTTGGAGTGGACGAGGCAGAGATTTTCGGAAACGGGACGACTAGCTCCCGCAAGTGTCCCATGAGTAAGTCCTGACGTCACTGATTATCATAAACATTGCTTaggcatgtttttaaaaaggttattgattttcatgaaCGGACATGcttattgattttaataaataGACAAGGTTCTTGATTTTAACAGAGTCATGGTTATTGATTTTGATAAAGAAGTCTGGTTCTTGATTTTGATGAAGAGACATGGTTATTTTCTTGAATGTGATCGATCACTCCCCCACCCTGCAGTGCCAGAAAATGCAGAAGATGAAGCGGAGGCCTTAATGCAGTTTACAAATGAATTCACAACAAGGTGAGATCTCATACCAGAGAGCAACACCAGCATAACGGGCTGCAGTCCAGTGAACGTCCCAGCCCAATCCAGTATTCTGAAAAATACATCCCAGCCCAATCCAGTATTCTGAAAACTATGCCCCAGCCCAATCCAGTATTCTGAAAACTATGCCCCAGCCCAATCCAGTATTCTGAAAACTATGTCCCAGCCCAATCCAGTATTCTGAAAAATACGTCCCAGCCCAATCCAGTATTCTGAAAAATACGTCCCAGCCCAATCCAGTATTCTGAAAACTCAGAGCTTgacagtggatgtgtgtgtgtgtgtgtgtgtgtgtgtgtgtgtgtgtgtgtgtggttattaGGTATGGAGAGTGCCATCCAGTGTTCTTCATCGGGTCTCTGGAGGCAGCGTTTCAGGAGGCATTCTACGGCAGAGCTCGAGATGTGAGTACACTGCTCTTCCCTGTGTTCAGTGCAAAAGAGGACAAACATACCAACATGTGCCATAATACACAAAGGCTAACGGAAGGCCTTTCTGAGGGAGCATATGGAAACCCACTCACCAGAGACTGCCCCCTCCTGGTGCTCCTGCTGTGAGCTGCCTTTTCCTCctgttcattttgttccttGTAGCTTAACCATTCTCACTCATAAATGAAGCCTTGGCGCCGTCTCTTCACAGAGAAAGCTGCTCGCCATCTACCTCCACAACGACGACAGCGTCCTCTCCCACGTCTTCTGCTCTCAGATGATGTGCGCAGAGACCGTGGTCTCCTACCTCTGCCAGAACTTCATCACCTGGGCCTGGGACGTCACCAAAGAGGCCAACAAATCCAGGTACAGCCGGCGTCTGCTGGCCCGAcgcctctgtctctttctcagctCTGAGCGTGTGCGTGGGGGTCTCTGCAGAGGTACAGACCCCATAATTCACTGTTGAGTAATGCACATGGTTCAGTGATTGGTTTGAATATTTTGAGCCAAATTCTAATTGgtgtatctctctccctccgtccccctgtgtcttcctcttcctcagattGCTGACGATGTGCACGAGGCATTTTGGCAGTGTGGTGTCCCAGTCTGTGCGCTCCTATGAGAAAGACCAGTTCCCGCTGCTCCTCATTGTCATGGGCAAGCGGGCCTCCAACGAAGTTCTAAACATCATCCAAGGTCTGGAACCACAGAAGCActtgttttagatctctccctgctccaacacagctgattcaaattatcaacatcgttatgaactcctgaagctgcttaataacaaactgatcatttgaatcagctgtgggAGAGATcgaaaacatgcagggcagggggtcctccaggagagggttgagaaacactgatctaatcaatcaatcacatggttttaatttttgtaataGGGCGCCGTTCACATTCAAAGTCTTCCAAGAATTTAGGGATGTGTGCAGAGATGCTGCACATCACTAAACTCAGTTCTAATGACCTTTGATATAATGATGACGATTGATGTAATGATCATAATGGGCATTGTCTTTCTGTTGCTAGGTAACACGACAGTAGATGAgctgatgatgaggatgatcGGAGCGATGGAGATCTTCAAAGCCCAGCAGCAGGAAGACATCAGGGATGAGGTGGAGCATAGTGCTGACGGGATACATCACATCCTGCACGTTTTACAGTTCGTAAAGGAATGTTCCTGATGTCATTTTTATCCCtgtcctttttctccctctctcgcccaACCTTCCACCCTCTCTCCGTTTTCCTCCCCCCTGTCCTGTTAACCCCcacctcctttttttctctctcttgtacCTCACCCTCACcacttctctttccttctctcccaaCTTTCTCCTCGTCTTCTCTCCTGCTCACCTCcctgtctgtccccctctctctgtcatccctTCTCTttacccctccctccctttctctccctctctctccctgcctccctccagGATGAAAGAGAGGCCAGAGAGATGGTGAAGAGGGAGCAGGACGAAGCATACCGCCTGTCTTTAGAGGCTGATCGGAAAAAGGTTCTCACCACCTATGTGGATTTATGTCTTTCATAAGTACCAGCATATTTGGTGTCAGGGGCAAAATTGCGTAGATGGTGCTCACATCCAGGTTTCACATTTTCAGGCCTGGTGTTGTGGTGGTTAAATGCAAGTGTCAGCTCTCTGTTTAAATAGtgttatttattgaaaatgtattgataAAGAACTaacatgataatgatgataatgataatgatgatgatgaggacgATGAGGAAGATTGCCTGTGGTTCTTCCAGAAAGAAGcgcaggagaaggaggtggcCGAGTTGAATCGTCGGGAGCAGATGCGcaaagagcaggaagaggagcgTGAGGTCAGAGCACAAGCGCCAACACGTCCATGgccaggcacacagacagggggTGCTGTTGGGCACTGATTGAACAGAGTAGAATGAAGGGTCCACCACCAACAGGGTGTTGGAACCACACACTCATGTGGCTTACGTCTCTTTCCTGATCGTCATGGAAAAGGGGTTTTAACCAGCTTAAAgagattgttttgtttgtttgtagtgTTTATGTGAGAATGCATTTGTCAAGGAAAAAATCTGAATCTGATCACGTCAGGTTATGGATCATGTTATGTCCCATTTGAGTCCAGTTCCTCTTAATTGTTATTATAATAGCTTTTCAAAAGCCCAAGGGTTCATCATTTAATTCTATAGATGTGATGCTCCTAGTGTATTCTGTAGATGAGATATTGGTCTTACTGGAAGCATTCGTCCCTCCCCCATGTACAGGCTATTCGACTCTCACTGGAGCAGTCTCTGCCAGAGGAACCCAAAGAGGAGTGCGGTGAGCCAGTCAGCAAGCTGCGTGTGCGGACGCCCAGCGGGGAGTTTCTGGAGCGCCGTTTCCTGggcagctgcaggctgcaggttCTCTTTGACTTTGTGGCGTCGAAGGGCTTCCCCCAGGAGGAGTACAAACTACTCACCACCTTTCCTCGCCGAAATGTGAGCGCCATGGGCTTtatgtgtaaacacacacacacacgcacaattgTGTACATAATCATACACTCACTGTTGTACTGTATACACACCCACAGACTGttaaaatgtatacactgaCTGGCCACATTTTTTTATGCACAGTCCCTGTTACATACACTCACTCTGTACATCTGAAAATGGAAGAATGGAAATCCAAgtatatgatgatgatgatgatgatgatgctgatctctctcttgctctctttctctctcagataACCCAGCTGGACCCGCTGAGCACCTTCCTAGAGGCCAAACTGTTTCCACAAGAGACCCTCTTCCTGGAAGCCAAGGACTAGCACTGAGAGGgtgtagcacacacacatacacacaaacatgcacacttacacacccaGACACGACTGACAAAGCCAACagacacaagcatgcacactgCCAAGAGCCTGATGGCTCTCCTTCTACATACATGAACACGAACGTACTTGTTTGTACACAGTCACACTCTCATGGTGATGCATACTGTCTGTCACAaactcacacattctcacacacagacacacacacccacacacactctcttaaTTGCAGTAACTCCTGGTGTTCACTGGTGAAATAAAAAGGAGATTACCAAATACAGAAAACCTGGACGAGGACTTCACAGAGGCACTGTATGAAACGTGTCCAGAGCGGTAAAGGCTAACGGAGTTTTCCTGCAGAATGCTGGACTGCCTGCACACAACTCCCATTCTCACCCAACACCTGTTCAACTGCGCCTAACCCtgtgcgtgtacacacacacacacacacacacacatacataccatgtacacaccacacacgcacacactaacacacacacacacacctaa from Megalops cyprinoides isolate fMegCyp1 chromosome 20, fMegCyp1.pri, whole genome shotgun sequence encodes:
- the LOC118795638 gene encoding FAS-associated factor 1-like, with product MATDSGNNMDREIILADFQACTGIDNIAEAIALLELNNWDLVAAINGVIPQENGTLQSNFSSQAAQTDLFGLHGEPPAATPPPSSSSPPPPSSSSPPPPSSSSSSSAFCPTRPQRHIVERQPRMLNFRVEYRHRCVEVVVEEASTVGEIKQILQTELQIPLSKMQLKGWKTGDVSDTTVLRSLHLPKNNSLYVLTPDIPTTASSQDNSQQESLRRNFLLIVSHREAQRDYSLNFPGDRTIQEVKRNVSDLTNIPVRHQQWEGWPASATDESMTLAASGISYPCHHLSVYRRPASGDTREPSDESTDVHMQSDSEGDDFEDVSEFGVDEAEIFGNGTTSSRKCPMMPENAEDEAEALMQFTNEFTTRYGECHPVFFIGSLEAAFQEAFYGRARDRKLLAIYLHNDDSVLSHVFCSQMMCAETVVSYLCQNFITWAWDVTKEANKSRLLTMCTRHFGSVVSQSVRSYEKDQFPLLLIVMGKRASNEVLNIIQGNTTVDELMMRMIGAMEIFKAQQQEDIRDEDEREAREMVKREQDEAYRLSLEADRKKKEAQEKEVAELNRREQMRKEQEEEREAIRLSLEQSLPEEPKEECGEPVSKLRVRTPSGEFLERRFLGSCRLQVLFDFVASKGFPQEEYKLLTTFPRRNITQLDPLSTFLEAKLFPQETLFLEAKD